The window CTCCACTTAAACGAAAGCCTAGACGGCCCCAACCTCTTCCGAAAACTCAACTTGTTCTCCACCGCTGGAGGACTACTCGAAGGAATACAAGGCAGGCAGTTATTCTGAACAACCGCCAACCCTTGCATTCTGTCACTCTCATCCCCACCACCCTCCCTAGTCCTCTGTAACGCGCTCTCCGAACCGTTTAAAGACACCACATCTGCGAAACCAAAACCAATCCCCACTTCAAATTCCCAACCCAATAAAAGACTAATAATAATGATACCAAATTCAGGAAAACAATAACACATTACCATCATACACACTGTAGAACTCTTCATCTCCTCGCTCCGAATCCATCACTGAAGTACAATCAAACCACGCGCTATCCATACTCCCTATTTACCAAAACCGCTACTGAATTCAATCAAATCAAACCATCCGAATCGGAAAAAATGTGGAAAAAGCCGGATTCATCGGAGTGAAACTCTCACCTTGGTGTTGAGGGTTGGTGGATTTGTTGGAGGAGGAAACACGCCGCCGGATGATCCGTTTTTGCCGGTGGCCGCCGTTCTTCTTCTTCTTTGACAATCCCATCGCCCAGCCCTTCGGCCTCGACACACATGCTCCCATTTTCTCACCGGAAAATCCGACCCGAACTTTTCCCGATCGGATTTCCACAGTCTCAATGAAAAAGACTGAAGCGCTTTTTGCAGTGATGAGAGAAATTAATATTATTCAGATTGGATTTTACGACGACGATCGGCTTCGAAGCAAATCTCTATAGTGTAGCAATTCTCGTCTGTTTGTTTTTTCGAAAAGTCAAATTACGACGCAGTAAATAAACGACGTTTTGGTGGACGCGCTTTTTCCCACGAAACGGATGGACGGGTGTGGGAGTGACACGTGGCGAGTGGGTTGTGACGCCAAATCTACTTCGAGAGTTTATAATGTGGGTCTCTGATTTCAATATATCTACTTTGGCACGTGTTTGTGTGCTATTGGGTACGTGTCGAGTCATTGTTTTTGATTTTTTTTGGTTACCTACGTCGACATGGGTGGGTTATGTGTAGCGTCTTCCATAATTGACTTGATCTACGTCCAGCTCACCAGTGTTAAGCTAAGCTGTATGTTTATGAATTACGATTAAGAATTGTCAAATATAAGATGCGCCCATTTTCTCTCAAATTAAAGAGTAGCCATGACCAAAATGACCAAATGTTGAAAGACATGAACGGAATATATGGTAACCGTGATTAAGACCGTAACTATAATAAGGAAGATACACACCGGTAGGTTTTTTTAAATACTAGAGCAATCTTAGGTTCTGTAGAGTAACGTCGGTGAGCCGTGGTTTGGTTGGTTAAATTCAAACCTCATAAACATATGTAGAATGTATGAGTTATTAATAAAAAATTATTTAAAAAAAAATAGTTCTCGAGAGGTTTCTTAATATTGTATTTGATTTATTATAGTAAATAAGTTTCGAAATAACTACTATCTATGGCCGCTTAAGAGCTGACATTCTTGCTCTCTCAACATGGTTTCACCATAATCAAAGTCGAGGGTGATTCTAAGATTTTCAATATCTTGATCTATCAATAACGTCTCTTAGCGCTTTCAAATAGTTGTTACTGGTGTTAAACAATTTACATCTAATGGTGATTGACTACGATGTGACAGAACGTGATTTCTTCATCAAAAAACAAAAGCTTACTTGGGCTTGGATGTGAATGGGTCTGACCCGACCCATTGTTACAGATACTAAAAAGTAAAAAGAGAGGTGAAAGTAGAGCTCGGGCAAGTAGCAATGGCGCTTTCATCGTCAACAATTCTATCTCCGTTCAGACTGAGCGTAACTCCAGACAACTCCGCCTCATCTTCAACCTCTCTCCCTCGCTTCAATTTCTCCTCCACCGCACCATGCACCAGTCGCCGACCTTCTTCACCTTTCGTCGTCCTCTCCTCAAGTAAGCATTCTCATCTCTCTCATTCCTCAAAGTATCAAAATTTCGTCCATTTCTTCCCGAAATTGAAGTAATTTAACGGTTTCAGAGTCCGGCGATCGAGCTTGGAACGATGCCAAGCGGCAGTTGATGGAGCAGTACGGCTTCGACCCCGACGTCGCCTTGACGGAGCCGACTCGCAAGGTTCCTCTCTCTTTCTCTCTCTCCATTGACTGTTTCTCTCTCTGGTTTGACTATTGTTGACCGGAGAATTGGAATATTAGGGAAAGAAGAAGAAGAGCAGTACTGAGCTACAGGAGGCCTCAGAGGCTGAGCCTAAGGCCAAGAGAACCACGCATAAGTTGCTTCAGGTACAAATTATGTGGCTTTTTTAGTGATTTTGTTATTGCTGAGATAAGAATGCAGTGTGTTTACTATTTAGGCATGATGAATTTTGTTGATCATGTAGAGAGTTGCGTTTTACATTTATGTATTTCGCAATTCGGAATGCAATGATAGTAATAGTATGAGCCATGAATCTGAAATGCGGCGGGGCATGTAGGTGCTTGGAGGGAAGGCTCGGAGGATGAAGTTGCTTTCTCCAAAGGGAATGGATGTACGGCCGATGATGGAGGTTGTGAAAGGTGCAGCCTTTGACATCCTGCAGGTAATTCTTGTATCTCTATGTGAAGAGGGTTGTCTACATTGTTGGTGGAACTTGTAGATTATGACATGTTACAATGTGTCTGTGCTTGCAAGTTGATGTTTGTGCTTTGAATCTTCTTAGGCTGCAGGTGGCTGTCCTGCATCGTTAAGGCCTGGCCGTTGGTTAGACCTGTACAGTGGTACTGGATCTGTTGGAATAGAAGCTATTAGTCGAGGATGTTCTGAGGTATGGTTGACAGACTACATCCCATCTCTTGCTACTACTAACTCTTATAATTGTACTACCATGTCACATCTCTTGTGTGGTTTGGTTAGGAAACTTACATATGTATGATTTTTAGGTACATTTTGTTGAGATGGATCCATGGGTCGTCTCAGAGGTTCTACGTCCAAACTTGGAATGGACAGGGTTCCTCGATGTTTCAGTTATACATGCTGTGCGTGTTGAAAAATTCATAGAACGTGCTGAGAAACTTGCAGGTATGTGCTGCTAGTCTCTCTTTCTCACAACCAAATGTCATTATATAGCAGTTTGGTAACCACATTCTGTTTCCTTATTGACTCCATTCATTACAAAATGCAATTCAATTGCCTGTAGGTAAAGAACCATTCGATTACATTAGTGTAACCCCTCCGTATACACAAGTTGACTATGCAGTACTGATGGATCAAATATCAAACTCGGCGTTAGTTGGGGAAAATACCTTTATAGTAAGTCATGGTTATTTATCTCTTGTGTGTGCTTATGTTTTTGCTTCCTGTCCCTTAATCTCCACAATTTCATGATCTAGGTGGTTGAGTATGCAACGAGGACCGACATGCTTGATTCATGTGGATGTCTTGTGAAGGTACTGCAAACTATCAGCAGTTTGTCTATGAATAAATAATATCAGAATTGGTTTATACATATGCATTAATTATATTCTACTATGCTTCTACTATATTTTTAATTTGCTTGTTCTCCTTAATGGAGTTGATCCAGATGCTATTCAAAGAGGTGTTGGCTTTATTGTGCCAGGGTACTCTTGTGTTATATGTTGGAGTAGTATGGAAGCTATGTGTTTCTGGGAATTTAATTGCTAATAATCTACCATGACACTGCAGATAACCGATCGGCGGTTTGGCAGGACACACTTGGTTATTTATGGACCTAAGTGGGCCCAGAAGAAGAAGAAATTAGAAAAGTCACCACGGGGAGTAGCAGTAGAATTGTAGAAGTTGGACACAAGTCTTCAAATAGAAGGGAAACTGAAATCTGGAGCTAAGATAGTTTTGCAGAGGGGCAATGGCACATTCTCTAATCCTGTGTTGAGAGAATGAAATATTTTATTCCCAGCAACTTTAAGTCTGGTTGAAGGCTTGTAGCAGCTCCACTGCACGGTAAATTGATGTTTCCTGGGCATTGCATACTTTCAATTGAGTGTCACAAGTTCTCATAAGCATGCATAATTATATGCATATCATTACATCTCCCTGATTTGTGGACTTATATATTGCAGGTAACCTACAGAGGCTTCGCTAATAGAGTTCTGTAGCTGATCAACAATTGTTAGAAGAGAAGTCAAACTTTTTTATGTTAAAGCTGAGTTTTGTCAAAAATGTAAGGTATCTGAAACTGATTTTGTGTAGATATATTAATACATTGGTTGAGAGTTAAATTTGCACTGATGGAATTCCAATGCATTTATCTTCTAAAAAATAAATTTAGTAATGATCTCTGATTCTGAATAATAGGGTCACTAAATTCGTGAATTATCACCAACTTATCATTGAAAGCCAATAAACCTATTTTGTTTTGATACTGTTGCTTTGATCATGTTGTAATGGTATTGATTCGTGTTGGTGAATAGTTTTGCTTCATTTAAGGTTGGAGTGGAGGCATTAGCATCAAACTGATTGAACCCACTAACCGCTCAATTATGCTCCTGATAAGTGATAACTTAGTTGATAC of the Fragaria vesca subsp. vesca linkage group LG6, FraVesHawaii_1.0, whole genome shotgun sequence genome contains:
- the LOC101304011 gene encoding putative rRNA methyltransferase YlbH-like, whose protein sequence is MALSSSTILSPFRLSVTPDNSASSSTSLPRFNFSSTAPCTSRRPSSPFVVLSSKSGDRAWNDAKRQLMEQYGFDPDVALTEPTRKGKKKKSSTELQEASEAEPKAKRTTHKLLQVLGGKARRMKLLSPKGMDVRPMMEVVKGAAFDILQAAGGCPASLRPGRWLDLYSGTGSVGIEAISRGCSEVHFVEMDPWVVSEVLRPNLEWTGFLDVSVIHAVRVEKFIERAEKLAGKEPFDYISVTPPYTQVDYAVLMDQISNSALVGENTFIVVEYATRTDMLDSCGCLVKITDRRFGRTHLVIYGPKWAQKKKKLEKSPRGVAVEL